CGAAAGATCACGAACGGCAATTCTCCCTTTATTTggcctggaaaaaaaaaaaaaaaaaagggcaaggAAGGAGGGaagggggaaggagccgaagctcccaccccctctagCCGGTCTGAAAGATGCTGGGTTTAGAGAGAAAAGTTGCGGTGTTTGGGAAGGGGTGTTTCAAGAGGGCCTCCAATGATTCTCCCTTTATAAAATCCGACCATGTAATAAGTTATCATGAAAAAGTGATGGATGGGTTTTATGATGTGTATGGCATTACCTCAAAGCTAGACACGCAAGAGAAGATGCCTTTGTCGGTGGATCTTCAAGCAATATCCATTTCAAATAATGTTGACTATGAAGTTATTTTCGTAAATCACTTGGTTGATCATGAATTACAAAAGCTTGAGAAGATAGCATGTACCGTATCCAAAGAGTATTAGGTTTCTGAATAGGGCATATTTTAAGTGGTTTGATTCAGAAAATTGCCACTGCAATTCGTGAATATTCAGGCAATTACAGTACTTCCTCATCAAAACCAATTTTCCCTAGTAGAGGTAAGAagttttttgtttcctttatgCTTGATATATTGCTGTTGAGAGGCATTTTTGAGTCATTTgatagaggaaagagaaaagagattGTGGGGAATCACTGTCTGAACAAaactttgaataatatttttcaccttctttatttagattttaatcttaaaaaaaatggtaaaatacatgttattttttatgatggtGATAAGAATGCTTTGTGATCTAGCAATGGGAATTCAATAATTTATGAAACTTCGGATGGTTTGCAAGGAGTGTTGTCCATGGCTGGATTACCTAAGCTTCATCAGCAAAACCAATTTGCTGATGCATTTGCAAAATCGATTCCATTTATTAATCTACTTTAAGGCCTTTACATACTTCTCATGCATAGTCTCAACCCTtttccaaacaacttaaaaataagttcatgaTGAGGAAGAAGCTTGCCTCGGCTATAAGAGAAGGATTGAAGCTAAACCGTACCTTAAGGACAATGTACTTTTATAAGGGATGGTTTGTCACATTCCACAAATGCAATGCTTGGGCTGGGCTTAGGCCAAGTCTAATAGAGCCTGATTTACTTAATTGTTATCAAGTTAAGGAGTGGGCTGCAGAGTAGTTGGGCCTTATTTggtttgttttctcttattaagTTGCTTAGTAGTTGTGGGTCATGTTGGAGCAAGGTCGAGGCCTTTTTATCAAGTATGACATTTTAGCATAATAGGGTATTGTAGCTACTGAATATGGTGAACcagaatttgaataaaattgttttatattttgctCTCAACCTCTCTTCTATTGGAGATTAGGTCAACTTCGAATAtgtctattttctttatattttctctcatattttttagttattttctctcatattttttagTAATCCAAACACCTACTATCAAGTGTGTTATAGAGGTTGAATCCAAGACCGCTATTTTGGAGACTTGGTGTTATGCCATCAGATGCGAAGCTAGCTACTTGTAGAATACAACCGACCAATTGATTTACTGGTAACATACAGtataaaataactattataCGTACTTTTTTTTGGTCATGAGTTCAattgaactttttttattttctaatttcaagTAAATTCAATCAGAATTTGGAAAGAATTTCAGGCGCAAATACTTTATACGGTTAAAACCATTGCGTGATTAATGAGAAAAACATTCCTCTGCAAGAATATAATAGTACCGAACGTAGTACATTCGAAAACGATCATCTTGCCAagaaaaatcccattttggtcAGAAAGTTAATATTTCATTCTGCTGTACTATTTTGAAAGTAAACGAAGATAATTGATATCGCCATTGTAGTCATCCTTACGCAACTTGAAACCTGGGTAGGCATATTTCCATGtatttgtttatgttttcatGGGGAAAGGATGGTTGAAATCATCTAAAGTATATCGTGTTGAATGCAAAGATCCAGTCTGTCCCAGCGCATTCTGGAGGGTCATTGTCGAAGGCGGCCCTCGGCAAGCAGCTCTGAGGGAAAaataaggttgtgtttagatgttgaagtgagttgagttgagatgataaaatattgttagaatattattttttaatattattattattttaagatttaaaaaagttaaattttttattatattttgtattgagatttgaaaaaattgtaataatgaattgtGATAATTTAGTAATCAAGCTCAAAAAATAGTCATATGAAAGCACCATATCTGATGACGATCTTGAAGATCGTGATGATGAGCATAAGATCATTCTTTTATACAGGTATGCGTACGTCagacttgaaaaaaattagagtttccaatcaatcaagCCCATGGTTATCTTCACATGAACGACCCAAAATTAAAACTCCATTAATCTACACGTATCCTTTCCAATTCCAAAGAGACATATAAACCATGCATTCCTATCAGCTCCCAAAATTCTTGAGAAGGAACATAGCATGACACAAAGTGGGgaaaaaaacaaccaaatagAAAAAAGTTCCAAATCAGACGTCAAAGCCAAAGAGCCCCGGCTTGCTTCAAGATGGGTACCAATTCACCCGAAATATGAGTAGCCATGACTCGTTCCAGCCCGCCAAATAGCTTGCCCCCGACGAATACAACCGGGAACTGTACCTGACCGTCTTGTCCATCCTCGACGGCACCCATGATTCTCAACAGTTGGCTTGTGACGGCCACCTCGTCCTTCTCGTCGACCTCGAAAACAGGGGGGTTCACGCCGAGACCTTGTAGCAACCGCTTAACGACATGGCACATGCAACACCCACGTCGGCCGACAACCATGACCGCATTCTCCGACACCGTTTTCCCCACATTTGTGGCGTCTTCGGCCTCGCTTCCTCCGCCGTTGCTGCTGGTTGTGGGAGTAACCCTTGGATGACGCGACAGACCGTCGGTGGTCGGGAAATTTGTTCTGTGACTATAAGGGATCGCTTGGTGCATCGTGgaaagattgagagagagagagagagagagagatttgagagGGTTTGTGAATGGGGAAGAGGCGTAGATTATATAATGTGCGTGTGTAGGGGCGGTAGTGGTGAGGCGGGCTGGAAATAAGGGAGAGAAGACTCTAACGTCAACGGCAGTTACGCCCTCTTCTACGTCACCAACACTGTAGTGACGTGATATGACGTCACCAATTGCCCCCATTGATTCCAAGTTGCTACGTCCCACCCGTCGTGAATTGAACCACCTTTTACTCGTTCCTGGAGTTTGGACAATGCCAAAGGTTGCGGGGGAGGGTCTTATGAAAAATGACAAATCGCAAGTAACTTTTTacgatattttatataattatattttaaacggctttaatattcatcatttttatatactacttatcatattttttaaaatttttaatttattttattcttctatattaaattattctactcattatccatatactacatatttaataaaaaaatatatatagtttatgaaaatgataaatataatttttctattttaaaatgatagatatttttataaaataatttttaagaataatattattttataaaaatacctttaaaaatatatatataatataaaatgtttgtatgaatatcattactcaaaattttaagaaatcattattaataaaatcttaagcAATCATGTCTTATATATTCTTaagacaaataaaattattatttctgtaTTGTTTATAAACCGCGTTGTTCTTGAATTTCTagttacattttaatttatagttttaaaaaaaacctTTCAAATGTGTTAATGTAATCATTACGATTAACTGTTCTAcgaaaacaattacaaatatagaAATGAAGTGTCACAGGTAAACATTGTTTTTCTCATAACGccaaaggaaaataattaaaatcttcTTGATTAGATAAaggcaatattttattttaatataggttattttttttatgagaaattataattctaatttggtGTGAAGGATATCATCCATATTAATGATACGATATAATTTaatctgtaaaaataattaatttagatttatCTTGGAACTTAAATTTTCATGTCAATAATATAATGTGAAgggtatattttttatagtgacttgtatataaaaagtaaaatcaaaaatcaaaacacttgCCAActatcaataaataattatttttgcattttattttttaaattctcttagattttaaatgaaaaactaaaagaaaagccattttgatttaagaaaatccaaatttaattttcaaatggGATGCTCTTGACCCATCTCAATATGAGTGAATTACATGAAGAAAACCATAAGTTACATTAGATTTTATTTAGAGCAACTAAATACAATTATAGGACGGGAAgcacttcatttaaaaaaaaatagaatccacCATACTTggtcactttttttaaaaagagatagTACATATCTtaagattttaaatattatttttcttttatttatatctttagggtaatattgtttataattttagaatgtacCGACTCTACGtagtttctttataaaaaataaaatagaaattattattaaaaaaataatttattttcatgaaattttaaatttatcactttttcaaaaaaattacataataactACACAGCAAATATCATTTCCATACCTATATGTCTCTTGGATTCGATATCTTAATATAATCTTAATACTTGTTTTGCACTGTACACAAGCCGCTTGCAGCCGGTGCACGCACGTAATCAAATTGACAAGTTAGATATGGACAAGTTGCGATGACGTCATACCACACCTATTATATTATCTATTCTCCCTTCCTTTACTGCTTCCACCACGTGGCAAAGATGGGAACGACAAGACACAGTGGCTTCCCCAATGTTTATCCGAACCCGTCGTTTTCAGCCACGTATGCAAAACCTCTCGGCGCTCTTGGCCGCTGACGATTACCGGCCACGTATGTACAGGCCACGGTTTTTGTGTTTGTGTGCGCGCGCGAGATCCCATCGGGCAGTAAAAGGTTGCGAATTCCGTTAGGCCTTCCACGTCACAGCCTGTGAGCGTAAAGCGACCGACAGCAAGCAATCTTAATGGTACGTAGCTATTTGATCGTGTGGGCCCGAATTTCCCATCTTCCACTTGAAGCATTATTGCGAAGGAACACGCGTTCGGCGTTACGGGATGTACGCTTCTTCTGTACTATAAaaccttgtaattttttttttagtgggaAATCCGGTCACGTCTTTTATATTGAGTTTTAGAGTaggtttggatgttaaaataaattgaattgaattgaattaagatgataaaatattattaaaatattattatttattattattattattttaaaatttaaaaaaattaaattatttattatattttatgttaagatttaaaaaaattataatgatgagttagatgagtttaacttcTAAATAAAGCCTTAGTACAAACAGTTTGGTGCAATTTGcgtattgatattgatattatttttttattaaaaaaaataaaaaaagaaaatatcatctattttataaaaattattttcatttttattttatatcattttattaaataaatatcttatatattagtatgaaTACGCGATTTAATATATGAACTCgcttataagaaaatttttcattttctatttttctgaaGTCACAAAATCTTGTAATTCTCTTATCTCTCTTTGATTCTCGGCCCCTAGTTTTGTGTTGCAATTCATTGGTCCATATAGATATCATTAAAGAATAATGTCAATCaaatgattttcataatttgttaTCAGCTTAAAtttattagtaatttaataaagtATTAAGATAGTGATATTGAACTCTCTTGACTTTACTCGAAgagtaaaatatcaaaaatttttattaataggtGGGTTCacaatataagttttttttttttcttttgctataAGTGaagattattaataaaattgaggtatcatcatcttcttaaaaaaatatataagttttttttttttttatgaaagaagggaaaaagtGTTTGTGAATGTGTTTTTGAATTCTGAAAGTGAAAGGGGGGGGAATTAGATTATaatgacaaaaaagaaatatagtaGAAGATAACAAGCAAGGGTTTACTTTGAAAATCGGAGGCGGTGGGTCGGTCCACTCTACGTGGAAAGAGCTAAATGAATGGGTCATGATCTCCAATCAAAGGCATGCCCAAAAAAGAACCTTCTCACAAAGaccattaatataatattattatatgtattttgtgGAGAAAAAAACTGGGTGAATAATAGAGAGGGAAAAACCCACGTAAAGTTGGAGACTAGTCTAAAGTAGCCGCGattttcatgtcatgttacacGACTTGTGGGTAATTGGACCCCATCCACCATTTACAACGTCCCAATCTCATTCtcggagagagatagagagggggagagaagagagagaggtctaCCGAGCGTCACacgaaataattaaaatgttaattACCAACAAAGGATCGAGAATGGGACCATATTCAATTGATTCTTCGAGTTGGGCTTTGGATTTTCTGCTTATTATGCTTAATGTAACTGATATGTTTCTTAAAGAGTCATCGTATATTTAAATAAGGGGTGGGCAGAGGGGTCATCCCATACcccacccccgcatgggcgggtgGGCTACCCCGCttcgcccatgcgggggcgggatGACTATAATGGGGCCTTGCCCAGTCCCCCgcttcatatatacaaatttttttttatatatttatatatatataaatatattatatatagatgtatacaatttattaaaaacttaaaattatattcaaatcattGAATTGCCTTGGCTTAAGAGGTCAAGAGTCAAGACAattcaaaatctaactctaatgaatttaagttctttttgtatttataaattttaatttataattttaattatattataatttaggtcaaaaaaatatttttgaattaattttttttttaaacctaatgttactataagaaaattacttatttacaattagttaatttaaataaaataattatttataattaaaattagttattaataatcttttaattacaataaattggatacaaaaatctattttttttttataatgtgtgTTAACGTATACGAGGGACAGGGCagatggtgcggggcggggtgccGGAAATGGTACCCCGCCCCTAATTGAAATGTTTGTGCTGTACGTGCAGTACTTTTTGCCCCGACGTTCgttgatatttatttgttttccaatCATTTTCGCCCATGGTATCGCTGCATGTTTGGGCTAGCGAGCGGCATTATGGAACCTTGTCTTTAcatgtaaaaacaaaaatagtaagGTGGTTTCCTCTGTTCATCTcgcattttcagaaaaaaaaaattctatatataatcttcaCATTCttcacataatttaaaaatacgcttctttatcttcatatttaaatatgtaagtGGTGGGAATTCTAAGGAGATGTTTaagtcatcttcaaattcaaacctgccctaagtatCACCTctgtgaaagaaaaaaggacaaaaataaAAGGCCTCCTTTAATAGTTTCTGTCAACAAATTAATGATTATGGTATTTGGCTTACAGGTTGGAAacgcaagcatgcatgcatgcaaaagcTTCTTCTTCACCGCTAAAACCTTTGTGCTTAACTTGAAGACAAAGAATCACTTACTTTTAAATAATGTAGGCCAGGATCTGTCCTGCTTAGCTGTCTACAATTTACGACCACCATATGTGCTATTTTGACACTATAAAAAGATCCATCTATCCACACAAAGTCTTCCATATGTATGTCCTCCACATGTTTTTGTGATGTGGTTTAAGACAACTTTAATGACGCATTTGATGAGGAAAAACCTTCTCCTGCATGTTTAGATTACGTGACAAGCAGGACAAGCTAGCATCACaaataacatacatacatatttcacttttgttgatggaaaacaaaacaaaataaaataaaataaaattaaagcttGAAAGGGAAACCTGATGTAATAGAATCAGGGGCCCACTAGCAAATGGTTTTTGAGTCTTTGTCTTTTGCTTCCTCACTCTACCATGTGAGTTGGGACTGGGTATCTGAGATGGGCAGCAGCCAGCCATGTAAGCtcttgttttcaattt
This genomic interval from Juglans regia cultivar Chandler chromosome 3, Walnut 2.0, whole genome shotgun sequence contains the following:
- the LOC108979812 gene encoding glutaredoxin-C9-like, coding for MHQAIPYSHRTNFPTTDGLSRHPRVTPTTSSNGGGSEAEDATNVGKTVSENAVMVVGRRGCCMCHVVKRLLQGLGVNPPVFEVDEKDEVAVTSQLLRIMGAVEDGQDGQVQFPVVFVGGKLFGGLERVMATHISGELVPILKQAGALWL